One part of the Thiothrix nivea DSM 5205 genome encodes these proteins:
- a CDS encoding AAA family ATPase, with protein sequence MQRHFNTTGPVIPAEHYNIDPMQRLDWEEIHQLIAAKKFFVLHAPRQTGKTSTLLAMADVLNQSGEYTALYINVESAQAARDKVQQGMKTIIGSLIEGAALRLHDTRLRQWRDEIWDVHTEYGAFREMLSRWAQASTKPIVLMIDEVDALVGDTLISLLRQLREGYIGRPGIPFPQSVILCGVRDVRDYRMTSGHQEVITGGSAFNVKAESLVMGSFSRAEVEALYAQHTAETGQVFAPEIFPELWEDTCGQPWLVNAMGHELTWKDKAARDRSVPITLERYLAARERLIYSRATHLAQLADKLKEPRVHGVISTLLAGEASAETLLLDDVEYVTDLGLVISRPQLRIANRIYQEVIPRELTWTRQITIAHEQAWYLTPQRRLDMPKLLSAFQQFFRENAESWIERFQYKEAGPQLLLQAFLQRIINGGGRIHREYALGRKRTDLLVEWPVDEAQGFYGDVQRIVLELKLLHKGLPATLAEGLEQTAGYAAQCGAAEMYLVIFDRNPGTDPDAKIWQAQESWQGRHIGVWGM encoded by the coding sequence ATGCAACGCCATTTCAACACCACCGGCCCCGTCATTCCCGCCGAGCATTACAACATCGACCCGATGCAACGGCTCGATTGGGAAGAAATCCACCAACTGATTGCTGCCAAGAAGTTTTTCGTGCTGCACGCCCCGCGCCAGACCGGCAAAACCAGCACCCTGTTGGCGATGGCGGATGTGTTGAACCAGTCCGGCGAATACACCGCGCTGTATATTAATGTCGAGTCCGCCCAGGCCGCCCGTGACAAGGTGCAACAAGGCATGAAAACCATCATTGGCAGCTTGATTGAGGGGGCTGCCTTGCGCCTCCACGATACCCGCTTGCGGCAATGGCGTGATGAGATCTGGGATGTTCATACCGAATACGGCGCATTCAGGGAAATGCTCAGCCGCTGGGCGCAAGCTTCCACCAAACCCATCGTGCTGATGATCGACGAAGTGGATGCCTTGGTCGGCGACACCCTGATTTCGTTGCTGCGCCAATTGCGCGAAGGCTACATCGGGCGGCCCGGTATCCCGTTCCCGCAAAGCGTGATCCTGTGCGGGGTGCGTGACGTGCGTGACTACCGCATGACCAGTGGGCATCAGGAGGTCATCACCGGCGGCAGTGCTTTCAATGTCAAAGCCGAGTCACTGGTGATGGGCAGTTTCAGCCGTGCTGAAGTGGAAGCCCTGTATGCCCAGCACACCGCTGAAACCGGGCAGGTTTTCGCACCGGAGATATTCCCCGAACTGTGGGAAGATACTTGCGGGCAGCCGTGGCTGGTCAATGCCATGGGGCACGAGCTGACATGGAAAGACAAGGCAGCGCGTGACCGCAGCGTACCGATCACGTTGGAACGCTACCTCGCCGCCCGCGAACGCCTGATCTATTCCCGCGCCACCCATCTGGCGCAACTCGCCGACAAGCTCAAGGAACCGCGTGTCCACGGCGTCATCAGCACTTTGCTGGCAGGCGAAGCCAGTGCCGAAACCCTGTTGCTGGATGATGTGGAATACGTCACCGACTTGGGGCTGGTCATCAGCCGCCCACAATTGCGTATTGCCAACCGTATTTATCAGGAAGTGATCCCGCGTGAACTGACATGGACGCGGCAAATCACCATTGCCCACGAACAGGCGTGGTATCTGACCCCACAACGGCGGCTCGACATGCCCAAGCTGCTCAGCGCTTTCCAGCAGTTTTTCCGCGAAAATGCCGAAAGCTGGATCGAACGTTTCCAGTACAAGGAAGCAGGGCCACAACTGCTGCTGCAAGCCTTCCTGCAACGCATCATCAACGGCGGCGGGCGCATCCACCGCGAATACGCATTAGGGCGCAAGCGCACCGACCTGTTGGTCGAATGGCCGGTGGATGAGGCGCAAGGTTTCTACGGCGACGTGCAGCGCATCGTGCTGGAACTCAAGTTGCTGCACAAAGGCTTGCCCGCCACGCTGGCGGAAGGTCTGGAACAGACCGCAGGTTATGCCGCCCAGTGCGGGGCTGCCGAAATGTACCTGGTCATTTTCGACCGCAACCCCGGCACCGACCCCGATGCCAAAATCTGGCAGGCGCAAGAAAGTTGGCAAGGCCGCCATATCGGGGTGTGGGGGATGTAA
- the ppk2 gene encoding polyphosphate kinase 2, producing the protein MDYENNMEQDPSQDWLQAELDDTLDDMFEMEFNEPMLSLELRKLYKRQHPELLDNRIYYSNLLRLQSELIKLQYWVEQTQAKVLIICEGRDAAGKGGVIKRITQRLNPRVARVVALQKPSDRELTQWYFQRYVPHLPSGGEIVLFDRSWYNRAGVERVMGFATEDQVEQFFQDVPEFERMLVRSGIIVLKYWFSITDEEQQLRFLMRIHDPMKQWKLSPMDLQSRVRWEQYTKAKEEMFGRTNIPEAPWYIVEGNDKKRERLNCIEHILSQIPYQDIPTEKIDLPERVFNPNYERRILPDELYVPKIY; encoded by the coding sequence ATGGATTACGAAAACAACATGGAACAAGACCCCAGCCAAGATTGGCTACAAGCCGAGCTGGATGACACTCTGGATGACATGTTCGAAATGGAATTCAATGAACCCATGCTTAGCCTGGAACTGCGCAAGCTCTACAAGCGCCAGCATCCGGAACTGCTGGACAACCGCATTTACTACAGCAACCTGTTGCGCCTCCAGTCCGAGCTGATCAAGTTGCAGTACTGGGTGGAACAAACCCAGGCCAAGGTGCTGATCATCTGCGAAGGGCGCGACGCTGCTGGCAAGGGCGGCGTGATCAAACGCATTACCCAGCGCCTGAACCCGCGCGTTGCCCGCGTGGTGGCTCTGCAGAAGCCGAGTGACCGCGAACTGACCCAATGGTATTTCCAGCGTTACGTTCCGCACCTGCCTTCGGGCGGCGAAATCGTCCTGTTTGACCGTTCTTGGTACAACCGCGCCGGTGTCGAACGGGTGATGGGTTTTGCGACTGAAGATCAGGTCGAACAGTTCTTTCAGGACGTACCCGAATTCGAACGGATGCTGGTGCGCTCCGGCATCATCGTGCTGAAGTACTGGTTCTCGATCACCGACGAAGAGCAGCAATTGCGCTTCCTGATGCGTATCCACGATCCGATGAAACAGTGGAAACTCAGCCCGATGGATTTGCAATCCCGCGTTCGCTGGGAACAGTACACCAAGGCCAAGGAAGAAATGTTCGGGCGCACCAACATCCCGGAAGCGCCCTGGTATATCGTCGAAGGCAACGACAAGAAGCGCGAACGCCTTAATTGCATTGAACACATCCTCTCGCAAATCCCGTATCAGGATATTCCGACCGAGAAAATCGATCTGCCTGAGCGGGTGTTCAACCCCAATTACGAGCGGCGCATCCTGCCGGATGAGTTGTACGTGCCGAAAATCTACTGA
- the nadN gene encoding NAD nucleotidase: protein MKFKHSFLFSACITAIGLMSGCNNHDGAVVSSTTATTTNSLRILHINDHHSHLQANSASLMLGGAVTGTKTGGFPNVVSEFKALEAKGGNVLKLHAGDALTGDLYFTLFKGEADAAMMNQICFDAFTIGNHEFDEGDAGLKRFLDYLNASAACKTDALSANVVPEVGVSVLTPTTATDYFKPYTIKEIGGDKYGIIGITIAGKTKNSSSPDKTTMFLDEVTTAQKYIDELTAKGITRIIVMTHQGYGNDLTMAAKLKGVDVIVGGDSHTLLGDGFKQYGLTPSGPYPTKVTDGNGNQVCVVQASQYGDVVGELEVGFDANGNVSNCSGTPHLLVNNTFTRKDASGATVELTGTDRDTVLKSITDSNELLVLAQADATAKNILDGYSQQVDVLKQSVIGSAAETLCLERIPNQGQSKLAGCKESTKSHGSDISNIVAKGFLEMSLTSDICLQNGGGVRIDVPVGDITIGTAYTLLPFANTLTEINMTGQEIINALEDGIDYALSPSGSTGAYPYAAGLRWNADLSQPKGSRISNVEANPRVAGTWASLDPAKTYKVVTNNFMANGSDGYVTLGNIPVSRKLDTYLDYAQSFVDYVKRETAAGRAIVKLPVDEYSTQQFIDKNGVLQ from the coding sequence ATGAAATTCAAGCATTCTTTCCTGTTTAGCGCCTGTATAACGGCCATTGGCCTGATGAGCGGCTGTAACAATCATGATGGTGCTGTGGTTTCCAGCACGACAGCAACCACTACCAACAGCCTACGCATCCTGCATATCAATGACCACCACTCCCATTTGCAGGCCAATAGCGCCAGCCTGATGCTGGGTGGCGCGGTGACTGGAACCAAAACCGGTGGTTTCCCTAATGTGGTCAGCGAATTCAAAGCGCTGGAGGCCAAGGGCGGCAACGTGCTCAAGCTGCACGCGGGTGATGCGCTGACCGGCGACCTGTATTTCACCCTGTTCAAAGGCGAAGCAGATGCCGCGATGATGAACCAAATTTGTTTTGACGCTTTTACCATTGGCAACCATGAATTTGACGAGGGTGATGCGGGTCTGAAAAGGTTTCTGGATTACCTGAACGCCAGTGCTGCCTGCAAGACTGATGCGCTGTCCGCCAACGTTGTGCCGGAAGTTGGCGTTTCAGTACTGACGCCCACTACCGCTACAGATTACTTCAAGCCATACACCATCAAGGAAATCGGTGGCGACAAGTACGGCATCATCGGCATTACCATTGCGGGCAAGACCAAGAACTCTTCCAGCCCGGACAAGACCACGATGTTCCTGGATGAAGTCACTACCGCGCAGAAATATATCGACGAGCTGACAGCCAAAGGTATCACGCGGATCATTGTGATGACCCATCAGGGCTACGGCAATGACCTGACAATGGCGGCCAAGCTCAAGGGCGTGGATGTGATTGTTGGCGGCGATTCGCACACCCTGCTGGGTGACGGGTTCAAGCAATATGGCCTGACCCCATCCGGCCCTTACCCGACCAAAGTCACTGATGGCAACGGCAACCAGGTTTGCGTTGTGCAGGCATCCCAGTATGGGGATGTGGTCGGCGAACTGGAGGTTGGCTTCGATGCCAATGGCAATGTCAGCAACTGTTCCGGCACGCCTCACCTGTTGGTCAACAATACCTTCACCCGCAAGGATGCCAGTGGCGCAACGGTAGAACTGACCGGCACAGATCGTGATACTGTTCTAAAAAGCATTACAGACTCCAATGAGCTGCTGGTTTTGGCTCAGGCAGACGCGACTGCGAAAAACATTCTGGATGGCTATTCCCAGCAGGTGGATGTCCTGAAACAAAGCGTCATTGGGTCGGCTGCGGAAACCCTGTGTCTGGAGCGCATTCCCAACCAGGGGCAGAGCAAGCTTGCTGGCTGTAAGGAAAGCACCAAATCCCATGGCAGTGACATTTCCAATATCGTCGCCAAAGGCTTCCTGGAAATGAGCTTGACTTCCGACATCTGTTTGCAGAATGGTGGCGGAGTGCGTATCGACGTGCCAGTTGGGGACATTACCATCGGCACTGCCTACACGCTGTTGCCATTCGCCAATACCCTGACTGAAATCAATATGACCGGCCAGGAAATCATCAATGCGTTGGAAGACGGTATCGACTACGCCCTTAGCCCCAGCGGTTCAACCGGCGCATATCCTTACGCTGCTGGCCTGCGTTGGAATGCGGATTTGTCCCAACCCAAGGGGAGCCGCATCAGCAATGTGGAAGCCAATCCGCGCGTAGCCGGTACATGGGCAAGCCTTGACCCTGCCAAAACCTACAAGGTTGTGACCAACAACTTCATGGCCAACGGTTCGGATGGCTATGTTACGCTGGGTAACATTCCTGTTAGCCGTAAACTGGACACTTACCTGGATTATGCCCAATCTTTCGTCGATTACGTCAAGCGTGAAACGGCGGCAGGCCGCGCTATCGTGAAACTGCCGGTGGATGAATACAGCACCCAGCAGTTTATCGACAAAAACGGCGTGTTACAGTGA
- a CDS encoding pyruvate kinase has protein sequence MDDEILLKRLLYLRDQAVTNATQFRDAGFVHPARQVSAYNLLHYLALRSHELRDLQLALIERGLTSLGILEAHTLATLNSVIAVLQRLAGQPVDEAPTEPVSVASSAKRLELNTLALFGQRPPRRDVHIMVTMPSEAADSPVLIENLLTAGMDVMRINCAHDTADEWQQMIANLRMAETRSGKTCKVQLDLAGPKLRTGAIGAAGRVLKIKPTRDLFGHVHMPGRFWLVPEGEGSVEHDDPTLEVRGKALADTRTGDYFQLNDARDAARELRIVAEHQYARLAESDQTVYLQENTVLLFERNGSKVGKGTVVNVSEVIQPLVLQNGDRLVLTRADEPGKPAERDADGREVRPARIHCTLPEAFTAVLPGQQVWLDDGKVGGNVESCDGDEICLRITHTPPHGAKLRAEKGINFPDTEFHTPALTDKDIADLEAMAGKVDMVALSFVRSPQDVETLQFHLQRLGIPDTGIILKIENRAAFEKLPAILLTALRSPRVGVMIARGDLAVEVGFERLSEVQEEILWLCEAAHIPVIWATQILESMAKKGAPSRAEVTDAAMSIRAECAMLNKGPNIVDTVRFLDGILQRMESHYHKRRLMMRPLQVCSQGKL, from the coding sequence ATGGATGATGAAATTTTACTGAAACGCTTGCTGTACTTGCGTGATCAGGCAGTAACGAATGCGACGCAATTCCGCGATGCGGGATTTGTGCACCCCGCCCGCCAGGTTTCCGCCTATAACCTGCTGCACTATCTGGCCTTGCGCAGCCATGAATTGCGCGATCTGCAACTGGCGCTGATTGAGCGTGGGCTGACTTCGCTCGGTATTCTGGAAGCGCATACGCTGGCTACCCTCAACAGCGTCATTGCCGTGCTGCAACGGTTGGCGGGGCAGCCTGTAGATGAAGCGCCCACAGAGCCGGTTTCTGTTGCCAGCAGCGCCAAGCGGCTGGAGTTGAACACGCTGGCGCTGTTCGGCCAACGCCCTCCGCGCCGTGACGTACACATCATGGTGACCATGCCATCAGAAGCCGCCGATTCGCCAGTGCTGATCGAAAACCTGTTGACAGCAGGCATGGATGTCATGCGTATTAACTGCGCCCACGACACGGCGGATGAATGGCAGCAAATGATAGCCAACTTGCGCATGGCAGAAACGCGCAGCGGCAAAACCTGCAAGGTGCAGCTTGATCTGGCTGGCCCCAAACTGCGTACTGGCGCGATTGGCGCAGCCGGGCGCGTGCTCAAGATCAAGCCGACGCGCGACCTGTTCGGCCATGTGCATATGCCGGGTCGTTTCTGGCTGGTTCCGGAAGGTGAAGGGTCGGTGGAACATGATGACCCGACGCTGGAAGTGCGTGGCAAGGCGCTGGCGGATACCCGCACGGGTGATTACTTCCAGCTCAACGACGCCCGCGACGCTGCCCGCGAATTGCGGATCGTGGCAGAACACCAGTACGCGCGGCTGGCTGAGTCCGATCAGACTGTATACCTACAGGAAAATACGGTGTTGCTGTTTGAGCGCAATGGCAGCAAGGTTGGTAAGGGCACGGTAGTCAATGTCAGCGAAGTTATTCAGCCACTGGTTTTGCAGAATGGCGACCGATTGGTGCTGACCCGAGCCGATGAACCTGGCAAACCCGCCGAACGCGATGCGGATGGCCGCGAGGTGCGCCCGGCACGCATCCATTGCACCTTGCCGGAAGCGTTCACGGCAGTGCTCCCCGGCCAGCAGGTGTGGCTGGATGACGGCAAGGTCGGGGGTAACGTGGAAAGCTGTGATGGCGATGAAATCTGTTTGCGCATTACCCATACCCCGCCACACGGCGCCAAGCTGCGGGCGGAAAAGGGCATCAATTTCCCCGATACTGAATTCCACACCCCCGCGCTGACCGACAAGGACATTGCCGACCTGGAAGCGATGGCAGGCAAGGTGGACATGGTGGCGCTGTCGTTCGTGCGTTCCCCGCAAGATGTCGAAACCCTGCAATTCCACCTGCAACGGCTGGGCATTCCCGACACCGGCATCATCCTCAAGATCGAGAACCGGGCGGCATTCGAGAAATTGCCCGCCATCCTGCTGACTGCGCTGCGTTCCCCTCGGGTTGGGGTCATGATTGCGCGAGGCGACCTGGCGGTGGAAGTCGGTTTCGAGCGCTTGTCCGAAGTGCAGGAAGAAATCCTCTGGCTATGTGAAGCCGCCCACATCCCGGTCATCTGGGCGACCCAGATTCTGGAAAGCATGGCGAAAAAGGGCGCGCCTTCCCGCGCTGAGGTCACCGATGCGGCCATGAGTATCCGTGCCGAGTGCGCCATGCTCAACAAGGGGCCGAATATCGTCGATACCGTGCGTTTTCTGGACGGCATCCTGCAACGCATGGAAAGCCATTACCACAAGCGCCGGTTGATGATGCGGCCTTTGCAGGTGTGCAGTCAGGGAAAGCTCTGA
- a CDS encoding PstS family phosphate ABC transporter substrate-binding protein, translated as MKQLTLAVVLGLATATGVAQARDNIEIVGSSTVFPFSTAVAEQFAKKSGMAAPKVESTGTGGGMKLFCAGAGIETPDITNASRRMKKKEMESCQANGVNEVTEIKVGYDGIAIAQAKSAQPIKLSRRELYLALAKDVPAGPNGELMPNPYTTWKQVNPDLADIKIEVLGPPPTSGTRDALAELGMEKGCNLFKGMPELKKKDEKAHKAACTAVREDGYYIEAGENDNLIVQKLQANPNAVGIFGYSFYDQNRDALQAATIDGKEISYDNIASGAYPLSRPLFFYVKNSHVGQVPGIKEYIAEFTSEEALSADGYLADKGLVALPASEKAASIASANSMKPLSAGALK; from the coding sequence ATGAAACAACTCACCCTGGCAGTCGTATTGGGTCTTGCTACTGCTACTGGCGTTGCGCAGGCACGCGACAATATTGAAATCGTTGGCTCTTCCACCGTATTCCCGTTTTCTACCGCTGTAGCTGAGCAATTTGCCAAGAAAAGCGGTATGGCAGCCCCTAAAGTAGAATCCACCGGCACTGGCGGCGGCATGAAGCTGTTCTGCGCTGGCGCTGGCATTGAAACCCCGGATATCACCAATGCTTCCCGTCGCATGAAGAAAAAGGAAATGGAATCCTGTCAGGCGAACGGTGTGAACGAAGTAACCGAAATCAAGGTTGGCTATGATGGTATCGCCATAGCCCAGGCCAAATCTGCCCAGCCCATCAAGCTGTCCCGCCGCGAACTGTACCTGGCACTGGCCAAGGACGTTCCAGCCGGCCCTAACGGTGAACTGATGCCTAACCCTTATACCACCTGGAAACAGGTTAACCCTGATCTGGCTGACATCAAGATCGAAGTCCTCGGCCCACCGCCAACCTCCGGTACGCGCGACGCGCTGGCCGAACTCGGCATGGAAAAAGGCTGCAACCTGTTCAAGGGTATGCCGGAACTGAAGAAAAAAGACGAGAAAGCCCACAAAGCGGCCTGTACTGCGGTACGTGAAGACGGCTACTACATCGAAGCTGGCGAAAACGACAACCTGATCGTGCAAAAGCTGCAAGCCAACCCGAACGCTGTCGGCATCTTTGGTTACAGCTTCTATGACCAGAACCGCGATGCGCTGCAAGCCGCCACCATCGACGGCAAGGAAATCAGCTACGACAACATCGCTTCTGGCGCTTATCCACTGTCTCGCCCACTGTTCTTCTACGTCAAGAATAGCCACGTAGGCCAGGTTCCAGGCATCAAGGAATACATCGCCGAATTCACCAGTGAAGAAGCCCTGAGCGCAGATGGCTATCTGGCGGATAAAGGTCTGGTTGCCCTGCCTGCCAGTGAAAAAGCCGCATCCATTGCATCTGCCAACAGCATGAAGCCCTTGTCAGCCGGTGCATTAAAATAA
- a CDS encoding UDP-2,3-diacylglucosamine diphosphatase: MNPNSRKYRTIWISDTHLGSRGCKAEFLLDFLQHNHAEHIYLVGDIVDGWALRKRWFWDAFHDQILHLLFERAQRGVHVTYVSGNHDEFLRPFIHHQITAINLEDEVVHTTADGRKFLVLHGDQFDGVMQFARWLAKLGDWAYERLLMLNTVYNRWRKWLGYPYWSVSAYLKHKTKSAVNFISAFEETLAKEAKKRKLDGVICGHIHHAEIREIDGILYCNDGDWVESCTALVEDWDGSLQIVQWAGVAVAADGRDKSSLAEPEPVAA, encoded by the coding sequence ATGAACCCGAATTCCCGCAAGTACCGCACCATCTGGATTTCTGACACCCACCTCGGCTCGCGTGGGTGCAAGGCCGAGTTCCTGCTGGATTTCCTGCAACACAACCATGCCGAGCACATTTATCTGGTCGGCGATATCGTAGACGGCTGGGCGCTGCGCAAGCGCTGGTTCTGGGATGCGTTCCATGACCAAATCCTGCACCTGCTGTTCGAGCGGGCGCAACGCGGGGTGCATGTCACCTACGTCAGCGGTAACCATGATGAATTCCTGCGGCCTTTCATCCACCACCAGATCACTGCGATCAACCTGGAAGATGAAGTGGTGCATACCACGGCGGATGGGCGCAAGTTCCTGGTGTTACACGGCGACCAGTTCGACGGCGTGATGCAGTTCGCGCGTTGGCTGGCGAAGCTGGGGGACTGGGCGTATGAGCGTCTGTTGATGCTGAATACCGTTTACAACCGTTGGCGCAAATGGCTGGGGTATCCTTACTGGTCGGTTTCCGCCTATCTCAAGCACAAGACCAAATCGGCGGTGAATTTCATTTCCGCTTTCGAGGAAACGCTGGCGAAAGAGGCCAAAAAGCGCAAGCTGGATGGCGTGATTTGCGGGCATATCCACCATGCCGAAATCCGCGAAATCGACGGCATCCTGTACTGCAACGATGGCGATTGGGTGGAAAGCTGTACCGCGCTGGTGGAGGATTGGGATGGGAGTTTGCAGATTGTGCAGTGGGCAGGGGTTGCGGTGGCGGCGGATGGTCGTGACAAGTCTTCTTTGGCAGAGCCGGAGCCTGTTGCAGCCTGA
- a CDS encoding class I SAM-dependent methyltransferase, translating into MDQQYRYQRYVYDLSRKYYLLGRDTILTEMPIKPGDTVLEIGCGTARNLLRLAYRHPYAGLYGVDASAVMLETARDKVNSTLYADRITLKQGLAGQIRPADFGLDKPFDHILFSYVLSMIPGWKTALEKTLGILKPGGCLHIVDFSDQQTMPGWFRKLLLQWLEWFHVHPDPEVPAFLENLAAREHDQLRMRQLPGRYALLAHYQKQGGTPNDHEPEFPQVPHHLDF; encoded by the coding sequence ATGGATCAGCAGTACCGTTACCAGCGGTACGTTTACGACCTGTCACGCAAGTATTATCTGCTAGGTCGCGACACAATCCTGACGGAAATGCCCATCAAGCCCGGCGACACGGTGCTGGAAATTGGTTGTGGCACGGCGCGTAACCTGCTGCGGCTGGCCTACCGCCACCCGTATGCCGGACTGTATGGCGTCGACGCCTCTGCCGTGATGCTGGAAACTGCCCGCGACAAGGTGAACAGCACGCTGTATGCCGACAGGATTACCCTCAAGCAGGGGCTGGCAGGCCAGATCCGCCCCGCCGATTTCGGGCTGGACAAGCCGTTTGACCACATCCTGTTTTCCTACGTGCTGTCGATGATTCCGGGCTGGAAAACGGCCTTGGAGAAAACCCTCGGCATCCTCAAACCGGGCGGTTGCCTGCATATCGTGGACTTTTCCGACCAGCAGACCATGCCGGGCTGGTTCCGCAAGCTGTTGCTGCAATGGCTGGAGTGGTTCCACGTCCACCCTGATCCTGAAGTCCCCGCGTTCCTGGAAAACCTGGCCGCGCGGGAGCATGACCAACTGCGTATGCGCCAGCTGCCCGGACGCTACGCCCTGCTGGCGCACTACCAGAAACAAGGGGGAACGCCCAATGACCATGAACCCGAATTCCCGCAAGTACCGCACCATCTGGATTTCTGA
- a CDS encoding DUF3419 family protein, translating to MAGISEALRDAVHQHAPTSLMGMQQRLFSFWFNSFIYNQIWEDPAVDLQALQLTQESRVLTIASGGCNVLNYLTANPAHITAIDLNPYHLSLTRLKLAAMKHLPDHASFYDFFGHADRDNNVALYNKHIQPHLEEELESFWQGRSILGQKRIHMFRDGLYRHTRFGYFMRLLHWIARFTNYQPDKLLTASSLYEQQAIFNQHIAPFFDNRLVKFLGKLPVSVFSLGIPPQQYKAMKEQGNLIGQYRERVERIACQFPIQDNYFAWQGFSHSYDHEKRQAIPDYLKVENYEGIRGQLGKVDTHLGSMIDFLEQQPPHSYDRFVFLDAQDWMTDEVLTRLWTQVARVGKPGTRIIFRTAAAESPLETALPAELRSQFVYEAETSAQLFQQDRSAIYGGFHLYRKAD from the coding sequence ATGGCAGGTATTTCCGAAGCACTGCGCGACGCCGTACACCAGCACGCCCCGACTTCCCTGATGGGGATGCAACAGCGGCTGTTTTCATTCTGGTTCAACAGTTTCATCTACAACCAGATTTGGGAAGACCCAGCGGTAGATTTGCAGGCGCTGCAACTGACGCAAGAAAGCCGGGTGCTGACGATTGCTTCCGGCGGCTGTAACGTGCTGAATTACCTGACCGCCAACCCGGCACACATCACCGCGATTGACTTGAACCCGTACCATTTGTCATTGACTCGCCTGAAACTGGCAGCGATGAAACATTTACCGGATCATGCCAGTTTTTACGATTTCTTTGGCCATGCCGACCGTGACAATAATGTAGCGCTTTACAATAAACACATCCAGCCGCATCTGGAGGAAGAACTGGAGAGCTTCTGGCAGGGGCGTAGCATCCTCGGCCAGAAGCGTATCCATATGTTCCGCGACGGTTTGTATCGGCATACCCGTTTTGGCTATTTCATGCGCTTGCTGCACTGGATTGCGCGCTTTACCAACTACCAGCCCGACAAACTGCTGACGGCCAGTAGCCTGTATGAGCAGCAGGCCATTTTCAACCAGCACATCGCGCCGTTCTTCGACAACCGGCTGGTGAAATTCCTCGGCAAGCTGCCGGTGTCGGTGTTCAGCCTCGGCATCCCGCCGCAGCAGTACAAGGCGATGAAAGAGCAGGGCAACCTGATTGGGCAATACCGTGAGCGGGTGGAGCGCATTGCCTGCCAGTTCCCGATTCAGGACAACTATTTCGCTTGGCAAGGGTTTAGCCACAGCTATGACCATGAAAAACGTCAGGCTATCCCTGATTACCTGAAAGTGGAAAATTATGAGGGTATTCGCGGCCAGTTGGGCAAGGTGGATACACATTTGGGGTCGATGATCGACTTCCTCGAACAGCAGCCACCGCACAGCTATGACCGCTTTGTGTTCCTGGATGCGCAGGACTGGATGACGGATGAAGTGCTGACCCGTTTGTGGACGCAGGTTGCAAGGGTCGGCAAGCCGGGTACGCGCATCATCTTCCGCACCGCTGCCGCCGAATCGCCACTGGAAACCGCATTGCCAGCCGAATTGCGCAGCCAGTTTGTGTACGAAGCCGAAACCTCCGCGCAACTGTTCCAGCAAGACCGCTCCGCTATCTACGGTGGCTTCCACCTCTACCGCAAGGCCGACTGA
- a CDS encoding GNAT family N-acetyltransferase, translated as MTAAIPNNHCLRQPMPQLRVELAATPADILASQRLRYAIFALEQGAQLESAAEGIDRDHYDDYCHHLLVRRLDNNEVIGSTRILTTPNARRAGSFYSENEFDLRNLFPNLRGHAIEIGRTCIHPDFRNGAGIGMLWLGLAQFMEMHKVDYMFGCASISMNDGGAQASAIMQAARAHNLSPDNFRVRPLVNLLPVAPSSKVNMPPLLKAYLKLGAWVAGEPCLDPDFNVADVFILLDVNNLNTRYHRHFVQGSMQRHPASGTDLAKAA; from the coding sequence ATGACCGCTGCCATCCCTAACAACCACTGTTTGCGCCAGCCCATGCCACAACTGCGTGTCGAGTTGGCAGCCACCCCCGCCGACATTCTCGCCTCCCAACGTCTGCGCTATGCGATTTTTGCCCTGGAGCAAGGGGCGCAACTGGAAAGCGCTGCCGAGGGCATCGACCGCGACCATTACGATGACTATTGCCACCACCTGCTGGTACGCCGTCTGGATAATAATGAGGTGATTGGCTCCACCCGCATCCTGACCACACCGAATGCCCGCCGCGCTGGCAGTTTCTATTCAGAAAACGAATTCGACCTGCGCAACCTGTTCCCTAACCTGAGGGGTCATGCAATTGAAATCGGGCGCACCTGCATCCACCCAGATTTCCGTAACGGAGCAGGTATCGGCATGTTATGGCTGGGGCTGGCGCAATTCATGGAAATGCACAAGGTTGACTACATGTTCGGCTGCGCCAGCATCAGCATGAACGACGGTGGCGCGCAAGCATCCGCCATCATGCAGGCAGCCCGCGCCCACAACCTGTCACCGGACAACTTCCGGGTACGCCCGCTGGTAAACCTGCTGCCGGTCGCGCCCTCCAGCAAGGTCAACATGCCGCCACTGCTGAAAGCCTACCTGAAACTGGGGGCCTGGGTGGCTGGCGAGCCGTGCCTCGACCCGGATTTCAATGTGGCTGATGTGTTCATCCTGCTGGACGTAAACAACCTCAATACCCGTTACCACCGCCACTTTGTGCAGGGCAGCATGCAACGCCACCCTGCCAGTGGTACTGACCTGGCAAAAGCGGCCTGA